In the genome of Cygnus olor isolate bCygOlo1 chromosome Z, bCygOlo1.pri.v2, whole genome shotgun sequence, one region contains:
- the PPWD1 gene encoding peptidylprolyl isomerase domain and WD repeat-containing protein 1, with amino-acid sequence MAAAETERKRKPSEAAAAEGGEEEEEEEEEEEEGEEEDGERWVGPLPGEAAQAKKRRVLEFEHVYLENLPCASMYERSYMHRDVITHVACTKTDFIITASHDGHVKFWKKIEEGIEFVKHFRSHLGVIESIAVSSEGALFCSVGDDKAMKVFDVVNFDMINMLKLGYSPGQCEWVYCPGDAISSVATSEKSTGKIFIYDGRGNNQPLHVFDKLHTSSLTQIRLNPVFKVVVSADKSGMIEYWTGTPHEYKFPKNVNWEYKTDTDLYEFAKCKAYPSSISFSPDGKKMATLGSDRKVRIFRFLTGKLMRVFDESLSMFTELQQMRQQLPDMEFGRRMAVERELEKVDAVRLINIIFDETGHFVLYGTMLGIKVINVETNRCIRILGKQENIRVMQLALFQGVAKKHRAAITIEMKASENPVLQNIQADPTVICTAFKKNRFYMFTKREPEDTKSADSDRDVFNEKPSKEEVMAATQAEGPKRVSDSAIIHTSMGDIHIKLFPVECPKTVENFCVHSRNGYYNGHIFHRIIKGFMIQTGDPTGTGMGGESIWGGEFEDEFHSTLRHDRPYTLSMANAGPNTNGSQFFITVVPTPWLDNKHSVFGRVTKGMEVVQRISNVKVNPKTDKPYEDISIINITVK; translated from the exons GGAGACGGAGCGCAAGAGGAAGCCcagcgaggcggcggcggcggagggcggggaggaggaggaggaggaggaggaggaggaggaggagggagaggaggaagatgggGAGCGCTGGGTCGGGCCGCTGCCGGGGGAGGCGGCGCAGGCGAAGAAGAGGAGAG tCCTTGAATTTGAACATGTCTATCTTGAAAATCTACCATGTGCTTCGATGTATGAACGCAGTTACATGCACAGAGATGTCATTACACACGTGGCATGTACCAA GACAGATTTTATCATAACAGCCAGTCATGATGGACATgtaaaattctggaaaaaaatagaagaaggGATTGAGTTTGTTAAACACTTTCGTAGCCACTTAG GTGTTATTGAGAGTATTGCTGTTAGTTCAGAGGGGGCGTTATTTTGTTCAGTTGGAGATGACAAAGCCATGAAGGTGTTCGATGTAGTCAACTTTGATATGATCAACATGCTGAAACTTGG CTACTCTCCTGGCCAATGTGAATGGGTATATTGCCCTGGAGATGCCATATCTTCTGTTGCAACATCTGAGAagagcacaggaaaaatattcatatatgaTGGACGAGGAAATAACCAGCCACTTCATGTTTTTGATAAACTCCATACATCCTCTCTTACTCAGATACGGTTGAACCCTGTCTTCAAAGTAGTAGTGTCTGCTGACAAATCTGGAATGATTGAGTACTGGACTGGTACTCCTCATGAATATAAATTTCCCAAGAATGTGAACTGGGAGTATAAAACAGATACTGATCTATACGAATTTGCTAAATGCAAGGCGTACCCATCCAGTATAAGTTTTTCACCTGATGGCAAGAAAATGGCCACTCTTGGGTCTGACAGAAAAGTTAGAATTTTCCGATTTTTGACGGGGAAGCTCATGAGAGTCTTTGATGAATCTCTGAGT atgttTACTGAACTTCAGCAGATGAGGCAGCAACTACCAGACATGGAGTTTGGCCGACGCATGGCAGTTGAGCGGGAGCTGGAGAAAGTGGATGCAGTAAgattaattaatataatatttgaTGAAACTGGACACTTCGTTCTCTATGGAACAATGTTGGGCATTAAGGTCATAAATGTGGAGACTAACAG GTGTATTCGTATCTTGGGAAAACAAGAGAACATCAGGGTGATGCAGCTAGCTTTGTTCCAAGGAGTAGCAAAGAAACATCGTGCTGCAATCACTATAGAGATGAAGGCATCTGAAAATCCTGTTCTGCAGAATATCCAGGCAGATCCAACAGTAATCTGCacagcatttaagaaaaacaggttttacATG tttaCTAAACGTGAACCAGAAGATACAAAGAGTGCAGATTCGGACAGAGATGTCTTTAATGAGAAACCTTCTAAAGAAGAGGTCATGGCAGCTACCCAAGCAGAAGGTCCCAAAAGAGTTTCTGACAGTGCCATTATCCACACAAGCATGGGAGATATTCATATCAAGCTTTTTCCTGTTGA GTGCCCTAAAACCGTGGAAAACTTCTGTGTGCACAGCAGAAATGGCTATTACAATGGACACATATTTCACCGTATTATCAAG GGTTTCATGATTCAGACTGGTGACCCAACGGGTACAGGCATGGGAGGTGAAAGTATTTGGGGAGGAGAATTTGAAGATGAATTTCATTCAACTTTACGACATGACAGACCATACACACTCAGCATGGCTAATGCAGGACCAAATACTAATGGATCCCAGTTTTTCATAACAGTAGTGCCAACT CCTTGGCTTGACAACAAGCACAGCGTGTTTGGACGGGTGACTAAAGGAATGGAAGTTGTTCAAAGAATCTCAAACGTAAAAGTCAATCCCAAAACCGACAAACCCTATGAGGATATCAGCATCATTAATATCACAGTGAAGTAA
- the TRIM23 gene encoding E3 ubiquitin-protein ligase TRIM23 isoform X2: MCSQHQVHAIEFVCLEEGCQASPLMCCVCKEYGKHQGHKHSVLEPEANQIRASILDMAHCIRTFTEEISDYSRKLVGIVQHIEGGEQIVEDGVGMAHTEHVPGTAENARSCVRAYFSDLHETLCRQEEMALSVVDAHVREKLIWLRQQQEDMTILLSQVSTACLHCEKTLQQDDCRVVLAKQEITRLLETLQKQQQQFTELADHVQLDASIPVTFTKDNRVHIGPKMEIRVVTLGLDGAGKTTILFKLKQDEFMQPIPTIGFNVETVEYKNLKFTIWDVGGKHKLRPLWKHYYLNTQAVVFVIDSSHRDRVSEAHSELAKLLTEKELRDALLLIFANKQDVAGALSVEEITELLSLHKLCCGRSWYIQGCDARSGTGLFEGLDWLSRQLVAAGVLDVA; this comes from the exons ATGTGCTCCCAACACCAAGTGCATGCTAttgagtttgtttgtttagaagaGGGCTGTCAGGCCAGTCCTCTTATGTGTTGTGTCTGCAAAGAATATGGGAAGCATCAAGGTCATAAG CATTCTGTCTTGGAACCAGAAGCAAACCAGATTCGTGCATCCATTTTAGACATGGCCCACTGCATACGAActttcacagaagaaatctCAGATTATTCAAGAAAATTAGTTGGAATAGTTCAGCATATAGAAGGAGGAGAACAAATAGTTGAAGATGGAGTTGGAATGGCCCATACAGAACAT GTACCAGGGACTGCAGAGAACGCTCGCTCATGTGTCCGAGCCTATTTTTCTGATCTTCATGAAACCCTTTGTCGTCAGGAGGAAATGGCTCTTAGCGTTGTTGATGCTCATGTGAGAGAGAAATTGATTTGGCTTAGGCAACAGCAAGAAGACATGACCATCCTATTGTCACAGGTTTCAACAGCTTGCCTTCATTGTGAAAAGACTTTACAGCAG GATGACTGTAGAGTAGTGTTGGCCAAACAGGAAATTACAAGATTGCTCGAGACattacagaaacagcagcagcaatttaCAGAACTTGCAGATCATGTACAGCTGGATGCTAGCATTCCTGTCACTTTTACAAAG GACAACAGGGTACATATTGGACCAAAAATGGAAATTCGGGTTGTCACTCTAGGATTAGATGGAGCTGGCAAAACAACTATTTTGTTTAAGTTAAAGCAAGATGAATTCATGCAGCCAATTCCAACAATAG gtTTTAATGTTGAAACAGTAGAATACAAGAATCTGAAGTTTACTATTTGGGATGTAGGAGGGAAGCACAAGTTGAGGCCCTTGTGGAAGCATTATTATCTCAATACACAAG cgGTTGTGTTTGTTATTGATAGCAGTCACAGAGACAGGGTCAGTGAAGCACACAGTGAACTTGCAAAATTGTTAACAGAGAAGGAATTGCGGGATGCCTTGCTCCTGATCTTTGCTAATAAACAG GATGTAGCAGGCGCGCTTTCAGTGGAAGAAATTACGGAACTGCTGAGTCTCCATAAACTCTGCTGTGGCCGTAGCTGGTATATCCAGGGTTGTGATGCCCGAAGTGGTACAGGACTTTTTGAAGGATTAGACTGGCTTTCAAGGCAGTTAGTGGCTGCTGGTGTCCTGGATGTGGCTTAA